One segment of Hippopotamus amphibius kiboko isolate mHipAmp2 chromosome 2, mHipAmp2.hap2, whole genome shotgun sequence DNA contains the following:
- the MYMK gene encoding protein myomaker, which yields MGTLVAKLLLPTLSSLALLPTVSIAAKRRFHMEAMVYLFTMFFVALHHACNGPGLAVLCFLRHDLLEYFSVYGTALSMWVSLMALADFDEPKRSTFVMFGVLTIAVRIYHDRWGYGVYSGPIGTAVLIIAAKWLQQMKETRRLYPDKSVYTQQIGPGLCFGALALMLRFFFEDWDYTYVHSFYHCALAMAFVLLLPKVNKKAGSAGPPAKLDCSTLCCACV from the exons atGGGGACGCTCGTGGCCAAACTGCTCCTGCCCACCCTCAGCAGcctggccctcctccccaccgtcAGCATCGCTGCCAAAAGGCGGTTCCACATGGAGGCCATGGTCTACCTCTTCACCATGTTCTTCGTGGCG CTCCACCACGCCTGCAACGGGCCCGGCCTGGCAGTGCTCTGCTTCTTGCGCCATGACCTCCTGGAATACTTCAGCGTCTATGGGACGGCCCTGAGCATGTGGGTCTCGCTGATGG CACTGGCTGACTTCGACGAGCCCAAGAGGTCGACTTTCGTGATGTTTGGCGTCTTGACCATCGCCGTGCGGATCTACCACGACCGCTGGGGCTACGGGGTGTACTCAGGCCCCATCGGCACCGCCGTCCTCATCATCGCGGCCAAGTGG CTGCAGCAGATGAAGGAGACGCGCCGCCTGTATCCCGACAAGAGTGTGTACACCCAGCAGATCGGCCCCGGCCTCTGCTTTGGGGCGCTGGCCCTCATGCTGCGCTTCTTCTTCGAG GACTGGGACTACACCTACGTCCACAGCTTCTACCACTGTGCCCTGGCCATGGCCTTTGTCCTGCTGCTGCCCAAGGTCAACAAGAAGGCTGGAAGCGCGGGGCCTCCCGCCAAGCTGGACTGCTCCACCCTCTGCTGTGCCTGTGTCTGA